A stretch of the Naumannella halotolerans genome encodes the following:
- a CDS encoding mycothione reductase yields the protein MLRPLDHYDLAIIGSGSGNSIADEAFADRSIAMIERNPVFGGTCINVGCIPTKMLVLPADYASSVAEARRVNVDLSLDAVDFPAMRDRIFGRIDQISEGGKEWRSSADNLTLFSAEASFVGERRLRAGEHEFTADQIVLATGSSAVLPDVPGIDLPKVHTSDTIMRIDELPQTLLIIGGGYIATEFAHIFGSFGVKVTQLARSGLLRGQDQTIIDRYTEIAAERRTLRFGQTLNGIEASEDDQLLVLTSDADGEQYTYLTDMVLVAIGRSPNSADLNPEAGGVRVSASGYIEVDEFQRTSADGVWALGDVCNPNQLKHVANREARVVRHNLLHPDDLQPVGDLPVPSAIFGEPQIATVGLTEQQAIAAGVDFVTAIQEYGSVAYGWALEDTVHLMKLLADPASGQLLGAHILGPQAASLIQPLVQAMTFGLGAQEMARGQYWIHPALPELVENALLALPLTGQAR from the coding sequence ATGCTTCGTCCTCTCGACCACTACGATCTGGCCATCATCGGATCGGGATCTGGGAACTCGATCGCTGACGAGGCGTTCGCCGACCGCTCGATCGCGATGATCGAGCGCAACCCGGTCTTCGGCGGGACCTGCATCAATGTCGGCTGCATCCCGACCAAGATGCTGGTGCTGCCGGCCGACTACGCCTCCTCGGTCGCCGAGGCCCGGCGGGTGAATGTCGACCTCTCGCTGGACGCGGTCGACTTCCCGGCGATGCGGGACCGGATCTTCGGCCGGATCGACCAGATCTCCGAAGGGGGCAAGGAGTGGCGCAGCAGTGCCGACAACCTGACCCTGTTCAGCGCCGAGGCCTCCTTCGTCGGCGAACGGCGGTTGCGGGCCGGTGAGCACGAGTTCACCGCCGATCAGATCGTCCTCGCCACCGGCAGCAGCGCCGTCCTGCCCGATGTCCCCGGCATCGACCTGCCGAAGGTGCACACCTCGGACACGATCATGCGGATCGACGAACTGCCGCAGACCCTGTTGATCATCGGCGGCGGTTACATCGCCACCGAGTTCGCCCACATCTTCGGTTCCTTCGGGGTGAAGGTGACCCAGCTCGCCCGCTCCGGACTGCTGCGCGGCCAGGACCAGACGATCATCGACCGCTACACCGAGATCGCCGCCGAGCGGCGTACCCTGCGGTTCGGGCAGACGCTGAACGGCATCGAGGCCTCCGAGGACGACCAGTTGCTGGTACTGACCTCCGATGCCGACGGTGAGCAGTACACCTACCTGACCGACATGGTGCTGGTCGCGATCGGCCGCAGCCCGAACTCGGCCGACCTGAACCCCGAGGCCGGTGGGGTACGGGTGTCCGCGTCGGGTTACATCGAGGTGGACGAGTTCCAGCGGACGAGCGCGGACGGTGTCTGGGCGCTGGGTGATGTCTGCAATCCCAACCAGCTCAAGCATGTGGCGAACCGGGAGGCGCGGGTCGTCCGGCACAACCTGCTGCACCCCGACGACCTGCAACCGGTGGGTGATCTGCCGGTTCCTTCGGCGATCTTCGGCGAGCCGCAGATCGCCACGGTCGGTCTCACCGAACAGCAGGCGATCGCGGCCGGGGTCGACTTCGTGACCGCGATCCAGGAGTACGGATCGGTCGCTTACGGCTGGGCGCTGGAGGACACCGTCCACCTGATGAAGCTGCTGGCCGATCCGGCCTCCGGCCAATTGCTCGGCGCGCACATCCTCGGACCCCAGGCGGCGTCGTTGATCCAGCCGCTGGTCCAGGCGATGACCTTCGGCCTGGGGGCCCAGGAGATGGCACGGGGCCAGTACTGGATCCATCCGGCGCTGCCCGAGCTGGTGGAGAACGCGTTGTTGGCGCTGCCGTTGACAGGACAGGCCCGTTGA
- a CDS encoding glycoside hydrolase family 3 N-terminal domain-containing protein translates to MSARRLSGGLALLAVGATLLACSPSPQPAPPGESAVPSATPSPSTAAPTPSEPLCADLVDAMGQSEQIAQLFMLGIDIASGEVDSSTLNLMDDTGVGNVLLLGNSELGVAGVSDLAQTLRNSSPQPGGVDLMIATDQEGGQVQRLQGTGFPDMPSAAEQAQLSDAELRSRAEEWGEALKQAGVDYNLAPVADVVPADRVDSNEPIGVLQRGYGSDPEVVKEKAQAFVNGMHDAEIATSVKHFPGLGLVEGNTDLEADVTDTETTAEDLQTFTGYENLSSVMVSSAVYTQMDPDHPAVYSREIVTGTLRIGLAFDKVIISDDLGIAESAAAVDEVDRGAAFLAAGGDLVINADPDSLAAMMEGVRRRAAEDPGFATTIPDKATRVLELKAETGRAKCQPGRQPASTPEG, encoded by the coding sequence TTGAGCGCGCGACGTCTCAGCGGCGGCCTGGCCCTGCTGGCGGTCGGTGCGACCCTGCTGGCCTGTTCTCCGTCACCGCAGCCGGCCCCGCCGGGGGAGTCGGCCGTACCGTCGGCCACCCCCAGTCCGAGCACCGCGGCGCCGACGCCGAGTGAACCGCTGTGCGCGGACCTGGTGGATGCGATGGGCCAGTCCGAGCAGATCGCCCAGTTGTTCATGCTCGGGATCGACATCGCCTCCGGTGAGGTCGACTCCTCGACGCTGAACCTGATGGACGACACCGGGGTGGGCAATGTCCTGCTGCTGGGCAACTCCGAGCTCGGGGTCGCCGGGGTGAGCGACCTGGCGCAGACCCTGCGGAACAGTTCTCCCCAGCCCGGCGGGGTCGACCTGATGATCGCCACCGACCAGGAGGGTGGGCAGGTCCAGCGGCTGCAGGGCACCGGCTTCCCCGACATGCCCTCGGCCGCCGAACAGGCGCAGCTGTCCGATGCCGAACTGCGCAGCCGGGCCGAGGAGTGGGGCGAGGCGCTGAAGCAGGCCGGGGTCGACTACAACCTGGCCCCGGTGGCCGATGTGGTGCCGGCGGACCGGGTGGACAGCAACGAACCGATCGGCGTGCTGCAACGCGGCTACGGGTCGGACCCGGAGGTGGTGAAGGAGAAGGCACAGGCCTTCGTCAACGGTATGCACGATGCCGAGATCGCCACCTCGGTGAAGCACTTCCCGGGTCTGGGGCTGGTCGAGGGCAATACCGACCTGGAGGCCGATGTCACCGACACCGAGACCACCGCCGAGGATCTGCAGACCTTCACCGGGTACGAGAACCTGAGCTCGGTGATGGTCTCCTCGGCCGTCTACACGCAGATGGATCCCGACCATCCGGCGGTCTACTCCCGGGAGATCGTCACCGGCACCTTGCGGATCGGACTGGCCTTCGACAAGGTGATCATCTCCGACGACCTCGGGATCGCCGAGTCGGCCGCGGCGGTCGACGAGGTGGACCGCGGGGCGGCCTTCCTGGCCGCCGGTGGTGACCTGGTGATCAACGCCGATCCCGATTCGCTGGCGGCGATGATGGAGGGGGTACGCCGCCGCGCCGCCGAGGACCCCGGTTTCGCCACCACCATCCCGGACAAGGCGACCCGGGTGCTGGAGCTGAAGGCCGAGACCGGTCGGGCCAAGTGCCAGCCCGGGCGCCAGCCCGCCAGCACCCCGGAAGGCTGA
- a CDS encoding DUF2510 domain-containing protein: protein MSAPGWYSDPGGQPGMYRYWDGQQWSTTLSPVPTAAPPGTAVPPGQLPAAGARSGGRFDGQGARGTGQGGYVPAAAPATRRGGAGWWILAAVLAIGLIIGAVIVLPRLLTGRELIDPADPAGPNATPQSLCPPYPSELPTAPPAVTDGRVRAGNLSYPELGAPWSAPIYDNRVPFGRDTATQVIITEQRDGGDVWQAGVLIAELAAGDGFFSPEQGSEIVTECIVGSFYGDAEVTRDDQRNEAITIDGHEGWIVESELGFDLPDVEAKSELMIVVIVRTTDVTSALYFASIPGNTPEYEQPARKLVDELRVDD, encoded by the coding sequence GTGAGCGCGCCCGGGTGGTACTCCGATCCGGGTGGTCAGCCCGGGATGTATCGCTACTGGGACGGTCAGCAGTGGTCGACCACGCTGTCCCCCGTTCCCACCGCCGCACCGCCGGGTACGGCCGTACCACCCGGCCAGCTCCCGGCCGCTGGCGCGCGGTCCGGCGGCCGCTTCGATGGCCAGGGTGCCCGTGGCACCGGTCAGGGTGGGTACGTACCCGCTGCAGCCCCCGCGACCCGTCGTGGCGGGGCTGGGTGGTGGATCCTCGCTGCGGTGCTGGCGATCGGGCTGATCATCGGTGCGGTGATCGTGTTGCCTCGCCTGCTGACCGGCCGGGAACTGATCGACCCGGCCGATCCCGCCGGCCCGAATGCGACACCGCAGAGTCTGTGCCCGCCGTACCCCAGCGAGCTGCCGACCGCACCTCCGGCGGTCACCGACGGTCGGGTACGGGCGGGCAACCTGTCCTATCCGGAGTTGGGTGCCCCGTGGTCGGCGCCGATCTACGACAACCGCGTACCCTTCGGCCGGGACACCGCCACCCAGGTGATCATCACCGAACAGCGTGACGGTGGTGACGTCTGGCAGGCCGGGGTACTGATCGCCGAACTGGCCGCCGGTGACGGCTTCTTCTCTCCCGAACAGGGCTCGGAGATCGTCACCGAGTGCATCGTCGGCTCCTTCTACGGTGACGCCGAGGTGACCCGCGATGATCAACGCAACGAGGCGATCACCATCGACGGCCACGAGGGGTGGATCGTCGAATCCGAACTCGGCTTCGACCTTCCCGATGTCGAAGCCAAGAGCGAGTTGATGATCGTGGTGATCGTGCGGACCACCGATGTGACCTCCGCGCTGTACTTCGCCTCGATCCCGGGCAACACCCCCGAGTACGAACAGCCGGCCCGGAAGCTGGTCGACGAACTCCGCGTCGACGACTGA